The proteins below are encoded in one region of Centropristis striata isolate RG_2023a ecotype Rhode Island chromosome 12, C.striata_1.0, whole genome shotgun sequence:
- the si:dkey-160o24.3 gene encoding N-acetyllactosaminide beta-1,3-N-acetylglucosaminyltransferase 2 codes for MARCYCHWRRVLICVCTPCITLFLLMVFLTVMICTRVNNTFSSDGIPFRVHFVAPGLLSNNSFAPVPKTFWERHNDAFWNRLQLTMDRHFNPILHPYNLKQRFENGTSYESLLKQSVSEVSNSTGGKFGQLPQQIQEFMCHMQRRDYPTLIQPDGQCGAGAKDEEEPPFLLLAIKSTQLNFKNRQAIRRTWGRVGWVAAGQRSSSGGGERGGYVRRVFLLGKDNTEDLDVVLSELLRLESKHYGDILQWDFKDTFFNLTLKDVLFWSWFSRSCGQTRFVLKGDDDVFVNTPNMITYLQDQLKKPQAHITMKDFMIGEVIAAAAPNRGNLSKYFIPDSFYKGFYPMYAGGGGVVYSGQLTRRLHEMSKRVHLFPIDDVYVGMCMKRLNAHPIHHPAFLTFDFPGKEEEKPCSYHTILLVHKRSPEQLIQLWAHIKDTHEQCWDVPLRDGKR; via the coding sequence ATGGCGCGGTGCTACTGTCACTGGCGGAGAGTGCTGATCTGTGTGTGCACGCCATGCATCACCCTGTTCCTGCTGATGGTCTTCCTTACTGTCATGATATGTACTAGAGTAAATAACACATTCTCATCTGATGGAATCCCATTCAGGGTTCACTTTGTGGCCCCCGGTCTTTTGAGTAACAACAGTTTCGCCCCAGTCCCTAAAACTTTCTGGGAGCGTCACAATGATGCGTTTTGGAACCGCCTACAGCTGACCATGGACCGCCACTTCAACCCCATCCTGCACCCCTACAACTTGAAACAGAGATTTGAAAATGGTACCTCTTATGAGTCTCTACTGAAGCAAAGTGTCTCTGAAGTTAGCAACAGCACAGGAGGAAAATTTGGCCAGCTACCACAGCAGATACAAGAGTTCATGTGCCACATGCAGAGGAGAGACTACCCAACCCTCATCCAGCCAGACGGACAATGTGGAGCCGGGGCTAAGGATGAGGAGGAGCCTCCTTTCCTTCTCCTCGCCATCAAGTCAACGCAGCTGAACTTTAAGAACCGGCAGGCCATCCGACGGACGTGGGGCCGGGTGGGATGGGTAGCAGCCGGACAGAGGAGCagcagtggaggaggagagaggggaggataCGTCCGCAGGGTGTTCCTGCTCGGCAAAGACAATACTGAAGACCTGGATGTTGTTTTATCTGAGCTACTTCGGTTGGAGAGTAAACATTACGGGGACATTCTGCAGTGGGACTTCAAGGATACATTTTTCAACCTCACCTTGAAAGACGTGCTCTTCTGGAGCTGGTTCTCACGCTCGTGCGGCCAGACTCGCTTCGTCCTTAAGGGGGACGACGACGTCTTCGTCAACACCCCCAATATGATCACCTACCTCCAGGACCAGCTGAAGAAGCCGCAAGCACACATAACCATGAAAGACTTCATGATCGGAGAGGTCATAGCTGCAGCAGCACCCAATCGAGGCAACTTGTCCAAGTACTTTATTCCAGACAGCTTCTATAAAGGCTTCTACCCGATGTATGCAGGCGGTGGAGGGGTGGTGTACTCAGGCCAGCTGACCAGACGCCTACATGAAATGTCTAAAAGggtccacctgttccccatcGATGACGTTTACGTAGGGATGTGTATGAAACGGCTTAATGCTCACCCCATACACCACCCGGCCTTCCTCACGTTTGACTTTCCTggcaaggaggaggagaagcccTGTTCGTACCACACAATCCTACTGGTCCACAAGAGAAGCCCTGAACAGTTAATTCAACTGTGGGCccacataaaagacacacatgAACAGTGTTGGGACGTGCCCCTGAGAGACGGAAAACGGTGA